A genomic region of Lagopus muta isolate bLagMut1 chromosome 19, bLagMut1 primary, whole genome shotgun sequence contains the following coding sequences:
- the LOC125702577 gene encoding ectonucleoside triphosphate diphosphohydrolase 2-like isoform X1, producing MSWRELLPPWLVIVAGLTGIVLLCVSTKDVPIAPLRTKYGIVLDAGPSRSILFIYQWTTTKANKTGVIKECSSCTVQGPEIPNYSDSPQKVGKSLDTCLNWAQSKIPAEQHSQTPLYLGATTSIRQLNLSHPTLSDDLLAALTVALKSSPFDFQRVQILSSPDEEAFNWVAVNYILENFFKYDWRGQMVPSGNGMTGVLSIGGASTQLTSKVEGNQEGVRLQLYGQTHTVNTHHCPCHGTDQLRSRLLSMLIQEQGSATTVPNPCWPLSYSQEVQWSSVHTGPCTVSDDTLDIPNSDQVFNISGTSNPSACMRLVQRLLNSSSSCSFLNNFPQSAAKPLQTRFLVISEAMDFLRKTTSSPDLGQAVSKLCEMSAKELVKETQTSLDALADYCIVSAFIFHLSTKGYVFDFNQSVEAAFQTGDTSSVWTLGYLLNLTNSIPQDSPSFLKGIDPGVWSLLLILFVVLLTGSFMRISYRVMVKENSFSNRNSSVFDDN from the exons ATGTCTTGGCGAGAGCTCCTTCCTCCCTGGCTGGTGATCGTGGCAGGACTGACAGGCATTGTGCTGCTCTGCGTCTCCACCAAAGATGTGCCCATTGCCCCGCTCAGGACCAAG TATGGCATTGTTCTGGATGCTGGCCCATCCCGCTCCATCCTGTTCATCTATCAGTGGACCACCACCAAGGCAAACAAGACCGGGGTGATCAAAGAATGTAGTTCCTGCACGGTGCAAG GTCCAGAAATCCCGAACTACTCAGATTCTCCTCAGAAAGTAGGAAAGAGCTTGGATACATGTTTGAACTGGGCCCAGAGCAAGATCCcggcagagcagcacagccagactCCCCTGTACCTGGGAGCAACCACCAGCATAAGGCAGCTGAA CCTCAGCCATCCCACCCTCTCTGATGATCTCCTTGCAGCCCTGACTGTGGCCCTGAAGTCATCCCCCTTTGACTTTCAGAGGGTACAGATCTTGTCCAGCCCAGATGAGGAAGCATTCAACTGGGTTGCTGTTAACTACATTCTGGAGAACTTCTTCAAG TACGACTGGCGAGGACAAATGGTCCCCTCTGGAAATGGGATGACAGGAGTCCTGTCCATAGGAGGAGCCTCAACACAGCTCACTTCCAAGGTAGAAGGGAACCAGGAGGGAGTGAGGCTGCAGCTGTATGGGCAGACACACACAGTGAACACCCACCACTGTCCCTGCCACGGCACAGACCAGCTCCGCAGCAGGCTGCTCTCCATGCTCATACAA GAACAAGGAAGTGCTACAACTGTGCCTAACCCCTGCTGGCCCCTCAGCTACTCCCAAGAAGTGCAGTGGAGCTCGGTGCACACGGGGCCTTGTACTGTCAGTGATGACACACTGGATATCCCCAACTCTGACCAGGTTTTCAACATCTCCGGCACCAGCAATCCCTCTGCCTGCATGAGACTCGTGCAACGACTGCTCAactcctcctcttcctgcagcttcCTCAATAATTTCCCCCAAAGTGCTGCCAAGCCCCTCCAAACCAGGTTTCTG GTGATTTCTGAGGCCATGGACTTCCTGAGGAAAACCACATCCTCTCCTGACTTGGGTCAGGCAGTCAGCAAGCTTTGTGAGATGTCCGCCAAAGAG CTAGTCAAGGAGACCCAGACAAGCCTGGATGCACTTGCTGATTACTGCATTGTATCTGCCTTCATCTTTCATCTCAGTACAAAAGGATATGTTTTTGACTTCAATCAGTCTGTTGAGGCTGCATTCCAG ACTGGTGACACATCATCTGTCTGGACTCTCGGATACCTGCTGAATCTGACCAACAGCATCCCCCAGGACAGCCCAAGCTTCCTCAAGGGCATTGACCCAGGTGTCTGGTCTTTGCTGCTCATCCTCTTCGTGGTGCTGCTCACTGGCTCGTTCATGCGCATCTCATACCGAGTGATGGTCAAGGAGAACAGCTTCAGTAACAGGAACAGCAGCGTTTTTGATGACAACTGA
- the NELFB gene encoding negative elongation factor B produces MYAGLQELGVANGEDLKETLTNCTEPLKAIEQFQTENGVLLPSLQSALPFLDLHGTPRLEFHQSVFDELREKLLERISAIALEGKVEERYKKLEDLLEKSFSLVKMPSIQPVVMCVMKHLPKVPEKKLKLVMADKDLYKACAVEVKRQIWQDNQALFGDEVSPLLKQYILEKENILFSNDISVLHNFFSPSPKARRQGEVVQKLTQMIGKNVKLYDMVLQFLRTLFLRTRNVHYCTLRAELLMSLHDLEISEICTVDPCHKFTWCLDACIREKFVDNKRARELQGFLDGVKKGQEQVLGDLSMILCDPFAINTLALSTIRHLQDLVGQDTLPRESPDLLLLLRMLSLGQGAWDMIDSQVFKEPKMEAELITKFLPMLMSFVVDDHTFNVDQKLPSEEKGPIPYPSTIPEAFTKFLQENRIACEIGLYYILHITKQRNKNAFLRLLPALVETFSDLAFSDIFLHLLTGNLTLLGDEFAVEEFCTGLFDGFFLTACSRKENVHRHVLRLLLHLHHKVAPAKLESLQKALEPTKQSGEAVKELHNQLTEKLELRKPSPAEVTETPSMELPLPTVPTPASR; encoded by the exons ATGTACgcggggctgcaggagctgggggtggCCAACGGCGAGGATCTCAAGGAGACGTTGACCAACTGCACGGAGCCGCTGAAGGCCATCGAGCAGTTCCAG ACAGAAAATGGGGTCCTGCTGCCCTCGCTGCAGTCGGCCCTGCCCTTCCTGGACCTGCACGGCACCCCCCGGCTGGAGTTCCACCAGTCGGTGTTCGACGAGCTGAGGGAGAAACTGCTGGAGCGAATCTCAGCCATCGCCTTGGAAGGGAAGGTGGAGGAAAG GTACAAGAAGCTGGAAGATCTCCTggagaaaagcttttccttggTCAAGATGCCGTCCATACAGCCTGTGGTAATGTGTGTCATGAAGCACTTGCCCAAG GTGCCTGAGAAGAAGCTGAAGTTAGTAATGGCTGACAAGGATTTGTATAAAGCATGTGCAGTGGAGGTGAAGCGCCAGATTTGGCAGGATAACCAGGCTCTGTTTGGTGATGAAGTATCTCCACTGCTGAAGCAATATatcttggagaaagaaaatattctcttcaGCAACGATATTTCTGTCCTGCACAACTTCTTCAGTCCATCTCCCAAAGCAAGACGTCAGGGAGAG GTGGTTCAGAAGCTGACTCAGATGATTGGGAAGAACGTGAAGCTCTACGACATGGTGTTGCAGTTCTTGAGAACCTTGTTCCTCCGGACAAGGAATGTGCATTACTGCACGCTGCGGGCAGAGCTCCTGATGTCACTGCATGACCTGGAAATCAGTGAAATCTGCACTGTTGACCCTTGTCATAAG TTCACGTGGTGCCTTGATGCCTGCATTCGGGAGAAGTTTGTGGACAACAAGAGAGCTCGGGAATTGCAAGGCTTTCTGGATGGAGTGAAGAAAGGACAAGAGCAAGTTCTGGG GGACTTGTCGATGATCTTGTGTGATCCCTTTGCCATTAACACCTTAGCCCTGAGCACCATCAGGCACCTGCAGGACCTCGTTGGGCAGGACACCTTACCCAGG GAAAGCCcagatctgctgctgctccttagGATGCTGTCTTTAGGACAGGGAGCCTGGGACATGATTGACAGTCAAGTCTTCAAGGAACCAAAAATG GAAGCTGAATTGATTACAAAGTTCTTGCCTATGCTGATGTCCTTTGTGGTGGATGATCACACATTCAATGTAGATCAGAAGCTGCCCTCGGAGGAAAAGGGGCCGATTCCCTACCCCAGCACCATTCCTGAGGCTTTCACCAA ATTCTTGCAGGAGAACAGAATAGCTTGTGAGATTGGGCTGTATTATATCCTTCacataacaaaacagagaaacaagaatGCTTTCCTCAGGCTCCTGCCAGCACTAG TTGAGACGTTCAGTGACTTGGCCTTCAGTGATATATTTCTGCATCTGCTCACTGGTAACCTCACACTGCTGGGTGATGAATTTGCAGTTGAAGAATTCTGCACCGGTCTCTTCGATGGCTTCTTTCTCACTGCATGCTCAAG aaaggagaatGTACACAGACATGTACTGAGATTGCTGCTTCATCTGCATCACAAAGTGGCGCCTGCCAAATTAGAGTCTCTCCAGAAGGCTTTGGAACCCACCAAACAG AGTGGGGAGGCTGTGAAGGAGCTTCATAACCAGCTCACTGAGAAACTGGAGCTTCGCAAGCCCAGTCCTGCCGAAGTGACCGAGACTCCCTCCATGGAGCTGCCCTTGCCCACCGTGCCCACACCAGCCTCACGCTGA
- the FAM166A gene encoding protein FAM166A — protein sequence MEAPRQSVLFPPHPHHIPGYEGFLPQYNYQFGETYGKTTYRLLTDPHIRRSPRSVLAPLCKPRFIEDFSGTQHGLQPFLPEHPGYFPYDRARALTNFPEADFGPKPPAPGPAEEELTHTEAQHGHGGSGLSGCPPSVAWDPSGPPQGQEWRLPPIPAACGQGRLCGAAGTGQPVRAEGVTLPAAVDWRLPRLDVPRVIQQKVIPGYTGFIPRFTWALGTNYLQGVKEAMAEFDRQQLLERNPIHSFGKRFPQTYWPGSNIYTSAGLIPAYTGFVPHLRHTYALTFGNSTRKAYEMEQRRRACAL from the exons atGGAAGCCCCCAGGCAGAGTGTGCTTTTCCCTCCCCATCCGCACCACATCCCTGG CTATGAGGGCTTCCTCCCTCAGTACAACTACCAGTTTGGAGAGACCTATGGCAAAACCACGTACCGCCTGCTGACAGACCCACACATCCGGAGGAGCCCTCGCTCCGTGCTGGCGCCGCTGTGCAAGCCGAGGTTCATTGAGGACTTCAGTGGGACGCAGCACGGCCTGCAGCCCTTCCTCCCCGAGCACCCAG ggTACTTCCCTTACGACAGAGCCAGAGCTCTCACCAACTTCCCAGAAGCAGATTTTGGGCCGAAGCCACCCGCACCAGGGCCGGCAGAGGAGGAGCTGACGCACACGGAGGCCCAGCATGGCCATGGCGGCTCTGGGCTGAGTGGGTGCCCACCGAGTGTGGCCTGGGATCCCTCGGGGCCACCGCAGGGCCAGGAGTGGCGGCTGCCCCCAatccctgcagcctgtgggcAGGGCAGGCTGTGCGGAGCTGCAGGAACCGGGCAG cCCGTGAGAGCTGAAGGTGTGAcgctgccagcagctgtggaTTGGCGGCTCCCCAGGCTGGATGTGCCCAGAGTGATCCAGCAGAAGGTCATCCCAG GGTACACTGGATTCATACCACGATTCACGTGGGCCCTGGGCACAAATTACCTGCAGGGTGTGAAGGAAGCCATGGCTGAATTTGACAGACAGCAG cttctggagAGGAACCCAATTCACAGCTTTGGCAAGAGATTTCCCCAGACATACTGGCCTGGCAGCAACATCTACACCAGTGCTGGACTGATACCAGCCTACACAGGCTTTGTCCCAC accTCCGCCACACCTACGCTCTTACTTTTGGAAACAGCACCCGCAAGGCTTACGAGATGGAACAAAGGAGACGAGCCTGTGCACTGTGA
- the LOC125702577 gene encoding ectonucleoside triphosphate diphosphohydrolase 2-like isoform X2 has protein sequence MAQLAMEALCLLSGIAAEHATYGIVLDAGPSRSILFIYQWTTTKANKTGVIKECSSCTVQGPEIPNYSDSPQKVGKSLDTCLNWAQSKIPAEQHSQTPLYLGATTSIRQLNLSHPTLSDDLLAALTVALKSSPFDFQRVQILSSPDEEAFNWVAVNYILENFFKYDWRGQMVPSGNGMTGVLSIGGASTQLTSKVEGNQEGVRLQLYGQTHTVNTHHCPCHGTDQLRSRLLSMLIQEQGSATTVPNPCWPLSYSQEVQWSSVHTGPCTVSDDTLDIPNSDQVFNISGTSNPSACMRLVQRLLNSSSSCSFLNNFPQSAAKPLQTRFLVISEAMDFLRKTTSSPDLGQAVSKLCEMSAKELVKETQTSLDALADYCIVSAFIFHLSTKGYVFDFNQSVEAAFQTGDTSSVWTLGYLLNLTNSIPQDSPSFLKGIDPGVWSLLLILFVVLLTGSFMRISYRVMVKENSFSNRNSSVFDDN, from the exons ATGGCTCAGCTTGCAATGGAAGCCCTTTGCTTGCTTTCAGGAATAGCTGCAGAGCATGCCACT TATGGCATTGTTCTGGATGCTGGCCCATCCCGCTCCATCCTGTTCATCTATCAGTGGACCACCACCAAGGCAAACAAGACCGGGGTGATCAAAGAATGTAGTTCCTGCACGGTGCAAG GTCCAGAAATCCCGAACTACTCAGATTCTCCTCAGAAAGTAGGAAAGAGCTTGGATACATGTTTGAACTGGGCCCAGAGCAAGATCCcggcagagcagcacagccagactCCCCTGTACCTGGGAGCAACCACCAGCATAAGGCAGCTGAA CCTCAGCCATCCCACCCTCTCTGATGATCTCCTTGCAGCCCTGACTGTGGCCCTGAAGTCATCCCCCTTTGACTTTCAGAGGGTACAGATCTTGTCCAGCCCAGATGAGGAAGCATTCAACTGGGTTGCTGTTAACTACATTCTGGAGAACTTCTTCAAG TACGACTGGCGAGGACAAATGGTCCCCTCTGGAAATGGGATGACAGGAGTCCTGTCCATAGGAGGAGCCTCAACACAGCTCACTTCCAAGGTAGAAGGGAACCAGGAGGGAGTGAGGCTGCAGCTGTATGGGCAGACACACACAGTGAACACCCACCACTGTCCCTGCCACGGCACAGACCAGCTCCGCAGCAGGCTGCTCTCCATGCTCATACAA GAACAAGGAAGTGCTACAACTGTGCCTAACCCCTGCTGGCCCCTCAGCTACTCCCAAGAAGTGCAGTGGAGCTCGGTGCACACGGGGCCTTGTACTGTCAGTGATGACACACTGGATATCCCCAACTCTGACCAGGTTTTCAACATCTCCGGCACCAGCAATCCCTCTGCCTGCATGAGACTCGTGCAACGACTGCTCAactcctcctcttcctgcagcttcCTCAATAATTTCCCCCAAAGTGCTGCCAAGCCCCTCCAAACCAGGTTTCTG GTGATTTCTGAGGCCATGGACTTCCTGAGGAAAACCACATCCTCTCCTGACTTGGGTCAGGCAGTCAGCAAGCTTTGTGAGATGTCCGCCAAAGAG CTAGTCAAGGAGACCCAGACAAGCCTGGATGCACTTGCTGATTACTGCATTGTATCTGCCTTCATCTTTCATCTCAGTACAAAAGGATATGTTTTTGACTTCAATCAGTCTGTTGAGGCTGCATTCCAG ACTGGTGACACATCATCTGTCTGGACTCTCGGATACCTGCTGAATCTGACCAACAGCATCCCCCAGGACAGCCCAAGCTTCCTCAAGGGCATTGACCCAGGTGTCTGGTCTTTGCTGCTCATCCTCTTCGTGGTGCTGCTCACTGGCTCGTTCATGCGCATCTCATACCGAGTGATGGTCAAGGAGAACAGCTTCAGTAACAGGAACAGCAGCGTTTTTGATGACAACTGA
- the TUBB4B gene encoding tubulin beta-4B chain, whose amino-acid sequence MREIVHLQAGQCGNQIGAKFWEVISDEHGIDPTGTYHGDSDLQLERINVYYNEATGGKYVPRAVLVDLEPGTMDSVRSGPFGQIFRPDNFVFGQSGAGNNWAKGHYTEGAELVDSVLDVVRKEAESCDCLQGFQLTHSLGGGTGSGMGTLLISKIREEYPDRIMNTFSVVPSPKVSDTVVEPYNATLSVHQLVENTDETYCIDNEALYDICFRTLKLTTPTYGDLNHLVSATMSGVTTCLRFPGQLNADLRKLAVNMVPFPRLHFFMPGFAPLTSRGSQQYRALTVPELTQQMFDAKNMMAACDPRHGRYLTVAAVFRGRMSMKEVDEQMLNVQNKNSSYFVEWIPNNVKTAVCDIPPRGLKMSATFIGNSTAIQELFKRISEQFTAMFRRKAFLHWYTGEGMDEMEFTEAESNMNDLVSEYQQYQDATAEEEGEFEEEAEEEAE is encoded by the exons ATGAGGGAGATCGTGCACCTGCAGGCCGGGCAGTGCGGCAACCAGATCGGGGCCAAG TTTTGGGAGGTGATCAGCGACGAACATGGCATCGACCCGACGGGCACGTACCACGGAGACAGCGACCTGCAGCTGGAGCGCATCAACGTGTACTACAACGAGGCCACAG GCGGTAAATACGTGCCCCGCGCCGTGCTGGTGGACTTGGAGCCCGGCACCATGGACTCGGTGCGTTCGGGGCCCTTCGGTCAAATATTCAGGCCGGATAACTTCGTGTTCG GTCAGAGCGGAGCAGGAAACAACTGGGCAAAGGGCCACTATACTGAAGGTGCTGAATTAGTTGATTCCGTATTAGATGTTGTAAGAAAGGAGGCAGAAAGCTGTGATTGCCTGCAGGGCTTTCAGCTCACTCACTCTCTGGGGGGTGGCACTGGCTCTGGCATGGGCACTCTCCTCATCAGCAAAATTCGTGAAGAGTACCCAGACCGAATTATGAACACGTTCAGTGTCGTGCCCTCCCCCAAAGTATCAGACACTGTAGTAGAGCCCTACAACGCCACGCTGTCGGTGCACCAGCTCGTGGAGAACACAGATGAAACCTACTGCATTGATAACGAAGCTCTCTATGACATATGCTTCAGAACACTGAAGTTAACTACGCCAACATACGGTGATCTGAACCATTTAGTGTCAGCCACCATGAGCGGTGTCACCACCTGCCTGCGTTTCCCAGGCCAGCTTAATGCCGACCTGCGGAAGCTGGCGGTGAACATGGTTCCCTTCCCCCGCCTGCACTTTTTCATGCCTGGCTTTGCCCCCCTCACAAGCCGTGGCAGCCAGCAGTACCGTGCTCTGACCGTCCCAGAGCTCACGCAGCAAATGTTTGATGCCAAAAACATGATGGCTGCGTGTGACCCACGGCACGGCCGCTACCTGACCGtagctgctgttttcagaggCCGTATGTCCATGAAAGAGGTAGACGAGCAAATGCTGAACGTCCAGAACAAAAATAGCAGTTACTTTGTCGAATGGATTCCTAATAATGTTAAAACAGCAGTCTGTGACATTCCACCTCGTGGCCTGAAAATGTCTGCCACGTTCATTGGTAACAGCACAGCCATCCAGGAGCTGTTCAAACGCATTTCAGAGCAGTTCACGGCCATGTTCCGCCGAAAGGCTTTCCTGCACTGGTACACGGGGGAGGGCATGGACGAGATGGAATTCACAGAGGCTGAGAGCAACATGAACGACCTGGTGTCTGAGTATCAGCAGTACCAGGACGCTACTGCTGAGGAGGAGGGGGAGTTtgaggaggaggctgaggaggaGGCAGAGTAA